The Geothrix sp. genome has a window encoding:
- a CDS encoding cytochrome c3 family protein — MCRSVGLTFLLVLSFLGCGPEKPAEAPSAAPPAPSGPAPATSGTQAPPAGGAQASTSKPAAPAGVASKPATAAAPAVVAPSPVVPAAAPAPELAPKAAPAPAAPASAAKPAAATPTAAAPAAPGPMPTLASNGHAAVGADKCRMCHRVQHDSWSVSAHAKKGLDCEACHGNGADYKAMPVMKNPAAAKAAGLVRPSADFCRKCHGAKADAAFLAKAHAHKA, encoded by the coding sequence ATGTGCCGATCGGTCGGTTTGACCTTCCTGCTTGTCCTCTCGTTCCTCGGCTGCGGACCGGAGAAACCGGCAGAGGCTCCGAGCGCCGCACCCCCCGCCCCCTCGGGACCGGCCCCGGCCACCTCGGGAACCCAGGCGCCGCCTGCGGGGGGGGCGCAGGCCTCCACCTCCAAGCCAGCGGCTCCCGCGGGAGTGGCTTCAAAGCCTGCGACGGCCGCCGCACCCGCGGTCGTGGCTCCCAGCCCAGTGGTGCCAGCCGCAGCGCCGGCACCGGAGCTGGCCCCCAAGGCCGCTCCGGCTCCCGCGGCCCCAGCCTCCGCAGCCAAACCCGCCGCGGCCACGCCCACTGCCGCAGCGCCCGCCGCACCTGGTCCCATGCCGACCCTGGCAAGCAACGGCCACGCGGCTGTCGGCGCCGACAAGTGCCGGATGTGCCACCGCGTCCAGCACGACTCCTGGTCGGTCTCGGCCCATGCCAAGAAGGGCCTGGATTGCGAGGCCTGCCATGGCAACGGCGCTGACTACAAGGCCATGCCGGTCATGAAGAATCCCGCGGCGGCCAAGGCCGCGGGCCTCGTCAGGCCGAGTGCCGACTTCTGCCGGAAATGCCATGGGGCCAAGGCCGACGCCGCGTTCCTGGCGAAGGCGCACGCCCACAAGGCCTAG
- a CDS encoding alpha/beta fold hydrolase: MPAPGAGNPNVARDQAFARVSVMYGTDRKLDPRTGGYGGARGAGISYGEVAVSIPRGHKTGDIESPSIWRLEFREDPRKHMVILDRTFHTRQGFLNRVKARIQAQGSSGSSFVFVHGYNVSFDDAARRTAQITFDLDYRGVPVFYSWPSQGSLQGYTTDENNVQWSEANLKKFLVDFAQKSGARDIYLIAHSMGNRALTGALRQIFAEQPKLKGRFKEIILTAPDIDAEIFKRDIAPALAAGCERITLYVSSGDNALLASKKVHGYPRAGDTAEGIVVVPGIETVDASGLDTSFLEHSYFATAPPVLGDIRRVMQEGLRAARRGLETRLAGGGSYWRLKGAPHP; this comes from the coding sequence ATGCCTGCACCTGGGGCCGGCAATCCCAATGTGGCCCGGGACCAGGCTTTCGCCCGGGTGTCGGTGATGTACGGCACCGACCGGAAGCTGGATCCCCGCACCGGAGGCTACGGCGGCGCCCGGGGTGCCGGGATCTCCTATGGCGAAGTGGCCGTGAGCATCCCGAGGGGGCACAAGACCGGCGACATCGAATCACCTTCCATCTGGCGGCTGGAGTTCCGCGAGGATCCCCGGAAGCACATGGTCATCCTCGACCGGACCTTCCATACCCGCCAGGGCTTCCTCAACCGTGTGAAGGCGCGGATCCAGGCCCAGGGCTCCTCCGGATCGAGCTTCGTGTTCGTCCACGGCTACAATGTCTCCTTCGACGACGCCGCCCGGCGCACGGCGCAGATCACCTTTGATCTCGACTACCGCGGCGTGCCCGTGTTCTACAGCTGGCCCTCGCAGGGGTCGCTCCAGGGCTACACCACGGATGAGAACAATGTCCAGTGGAGCGAGGCGAACCTGAAGAAGTTCCTCGTGGATTTCGCCCAGAAGAGCGGCGCCCGGGACATCTACCTCATCGCCCACTCCATGGGAAACCGCGCGCTGACCGGCGCCCTCCGCCAGATCTTCGCCGAGCAGCCGAAGCTCAAGGGCCGCTTCAAAGAGATCATCCTCACCGCGCCCGACATCGACGCGGAGATCTTCAAGCGCGACATCGCCCCGGCCCTCGCGGCCGGCTGTGAGCGGATCACGCTGTATGTCTCCAGCGGTGACAACGCGCTCCTGGCCTCCAAGAAGGTGCATGGCTACCCCCGGGCCGGCGATACCGCCGAGGGCATCGTGGTGGTGCCGGGCATCGAGACCGTGGATGCGTCGGGGCTGGACACCAGCTTCCTGGAGCATTCCTACTTCGCCACCGCCCCGCCCGTGCTCGGTGATATCCGCCGCGTGATGCAGGAGGGGCTGCGCGCCGCCCGCCGGGGCCTGGAAACCCGGTTGGCGGGGGGCGGCAGCTACTGGAGGCTGAAGGGGGCGCCGCACCCCTGA
- a CDS encoding S9 family peptidase, with the protein MLHRFLIPALLVALPAVAADKRAFHIEDLYRLKGIQHLVLSPDGSRLAFEVSSQDLKAAKRNTQLWVLETASGQAKQLTYSGKSDTAPQWSKDGKTLYFLSSREGGSQLWALDAGGGEARKVTSFEPGVGSPKLAPGTNRVVFEASVFPEAMADGAKHKELSEKLESGPVQAHLADSLLYRHWTEWRDFQYSHLFSATLEGKVEAITSGKQDYPAFWQAWDLSPDGKELCVTTNTDPVAARSTNQDLFLISLEGDRTPKRITGDNPAADQDPKYSPDGRYIAYKFQTKPGHESDLFRLAVYDRQTKARKVLTEAIDNWVDGFQWSADGKALWFTVQEKGRWPLFRVEVASGKTTRMLEGQSIKEFVVSADQKAVYLTKTRVGEPAEIWRYGFESKELRRLSAFNQALAKEVDFRPAEEQWVKGADGKDIHVFIVKPHGFDPAKKYPLILNVHGGPQMMWSDTLRGDWQVYPGAGYIVAFPNPHGSTGYGQAFTDAISGDWDGKVMTDIDKVADHLAALPYVDKDRMGAMGWSWGGYAMMWLEGHTTRFKALAAMMGVYDLRSMHGATEELWFPEHDLTGTPWEKSAAYDRMNPSSHVQAFKTPCLVITGERDYRVPYTQSLQFFTGLQEMGVPSRLIVFKNDGHWPDNLKSMPVYYNAHLEWFQKYLGGGAAPWKTEDMVRNLAFDKAGK; encoded by the coding sequence ATGCTGCATCGGTTCCTGATTCCCGCCCTCCTCGTCGCCCTGCCCGCGGTGGCGGCGGACAAGCGGGCCTTCCACATCGAGGATCTCTACCGCCTGAAGGGGATCCAGCACCTGGTCTTGAGCCCGGATGGGTCCCGCCTGGCCTTCGAGGTGTCCAGCCAGGACCTGAAGGCCGCCAAGCGGAACACGCAGCTCTGGGTGCTGGAGACAGCCTCGGGCCAGGCAAAGCAGCTCACCTACTCGGGCAAATCGGACACGGCGCCCCAGTGGTCAAAGGACGGCAAGACGCTCTACTTCCTCTCCAGCCGTGAGGGCGGCAGCCAGCTCTGGGCGCTGGATGCCGGCGGCGGAGAGGCTCGGAAGGTCACCAGCTTCGAGCCCGGCGTCGGATCGCCGAAGCTCGCGCCCGGCACGAATCGGGTGGTGTTCGAGGCCTCGGTGTTCCCCGAAGCCATGGCCGATGGCGCCAAGCACAAGGAGCTGAGCGAGAAGCTGGAGAGCGGTCCCGTGCAGGCCCACCTGGCGGATTCGCTGCTCTACCGCCACTGGACCGAGTGGCGCGATTTCCAGTACAGCCACCTCTTCTCGGCCACACTTGAGGGCAAGGTCGAAGCCATCACCTCCGGGAAGCAGGACTATCCGGCCTTCTGGCAGGCCTGGGACCTGAGCCCCGACGGCAAGGAACTCTGCGTCACCACCAACACCGACCCCGTGGCCGCCCGCAGCACCAATCAGGATCTCTTCCTGATCTCGCTGGAGGGCGACCGCACTCCCAAGCGCATCACCGGCGACAACCCGGCGGCGGACCAGGATCCGAAGTACTCGCCGGACGGCCGCTACATCGCCTACAAGTTCCAGACGAAGCCGGGCCATGAATCCGACCTCTTCCGCCTGGCCGTCTATGACCGCCAGACGAAGGCCCGCAAGGTGCTGACGGAAGCCATCGACAACTGGGTGGACGGCTTCCAGTGGTCGGCGGACGGGAAGGCCCTCTGGTTCACCGTGCAGGAGAAGGGCCGCTGGCCGCTCTTCCGTGTGGAGGTCGCCTCCGGGAAGACCACCCGCATGCTCGAGGGTCAGAGCATCAAGGAGTTCGTAGTGAGCGCCGACCAGAAGGCGGTCTACCTCACCAAGACCCGCGTGGGCGAGCCAGCGGAGATCTGGCGCTACGGTTTCGAATCCAAGGAGCTGAGGCGCCTCAGTGCCTTCAACCAGGCCCTGGCCAAGGAGGTGGACTTCCGTCCTGCCGAGGAGCAGTGGGTGAAGGGTGCCGACGGCAAGGACATCCATGTCTTCATCGTGAAGCCCCACGGCTTCGACCCGGCCAAGAAGTATCCGCTCATCCTCAATGTGCACGGCGGCCCGCAGATGATGTGGTCCGACACCCTGCGCGGCGACTGGCAGGTCTATCCCGGCGCCGGCTACATCGTGGCCTTCCCCAACCCCCACGGCTCCACGGGCTACGGCCAGGCCTTCACGGACGCCATCAGCGGCGACTGGGACGGCAAGGTGATGACCGACATCGACAAGGTGGCCGACCACCTGGCCGCGCTGCCCTATGTGGACAAAGACCGCATGGGCGCCATGGGCTGGAGCTGGGGCGGCTACGCCATGATGTGGCTGGAGGGTCACACCACCCGCTTCAAGGCCCTGGCCGCCATGATGGGCGTCTACGACCTGCGCTCCATGCACGGCGCCACGGAGGAGCTGTGGTTCCCCGAGCACGACCTCACGGGCACACCCTGGGAGAAGTCGGCGGCCTACGACCGCATGAACCCCAGCAGCCATGTGCAGGCCTTCAAGACCCCCTGCCTCGTCATCACCGGCGAGCGGGACTACCGCGTGCCCTACACGCAGAGTCTGCAGTTCTTCACGGGCCTGCAGGAGATGGGCGTGCCCAGCCGCCTGATCGTCTTCAAGAATGACGGCCACTGGCCCGACAACCTGAAATCCATGCCCGTCTACTACAACGCCCACCTCGAGTGGTTCCAGAAGTACCTGGGTGGCGGCGCCGCCCCCTGGAAGACCGAGGACATGGTGCGGAACCTGGCTTTTGACAAGGCCGGGAAGTAG
- a CDS encoding acyl-CoA thioesterase has protein sequence MTLAPALPPGVFARTFAVPESAIDGNGHVNNLEYLRWMQDIATAHSDAQGWTLARYAETQTSWVIRSHTIDYLRPAFVGETITVLTWIGGFDAQESPRHYLFWRDGDRKVLAKARTLWVFVDAGTGRAQTIPEAFRSAFTVVPDEKQVLWALKAAGPVTSGS, from the coding sequence ATGACTCTGGCGCCGGCCTTGCCGCCGGGCGTTTTCGCCCGCACCTTCGCCGTGCCCGAATCGGCCATCGATGGGAACGGCCATGTCAACAATCTGGAATACCTGCGCTGGATGCAGGACATCGCCACGGCCCACTCAGACGCGCAGGGCTGGACGCTGGCCCGGTATGCGGAGACCCAGACGAGCTGGGTGATCCGTTCTCACACCATCGACTACCTCCGGCCCGCCTTCGTCGGGGAGACGATCACCGTGCTGACCTGGATCGGCGGCTTCGACGCCCAGGAATCCCCTCGTCACTACCTCTTCTGGCGGGACGGGGACCGGAAAGTCCTGGCCAAGGCCAGGACCCTCTGGGTCTTCGTCGATGCCGGGACGGGACGGGCCCAGACCATTCCAGAGGCGTTCCGGAGCGCCTTCACGGTGGTGCCCGATGAGAAGCAGGTGCTCTGGGCGCTGAAAGCAGCGGGCCCGGTGACCTCCGGATCCTGA
- a CDS encoding HAD hydrolase family protein, with protein MDDLDLRAAKIRLLCTDIDGVLTTGLLHYGAEPGHTKAFHVRDGAAIKMLQQAGIPVAFISGLDAGATVNRAKDLGVVDCFAGHLEKKPILDRLCAKYGLAYDQVAHLGDDLPDLPLLRRVGLACCPSDAVAEVKAACHWVAPVPGGHGLLRVVAERILKAQGHWTDIVTKYEA; from the coding sequence GTGGACGACCTGGACCTGCGCGCCGCCAAGATCCGCCTGCTCTGCACCGACATTGACGGGGTCCTCACCACCGGCCTCCTGCACTACGGTGCGGAACCTGGCCACACCAAGGCCTTTCATGTCCGCGACGGCGCCGCCATCAAGATGCTCCAGCAGGCGGGCATCCCCGTGGCCTTCATCTCGGGGCTGGATGCCGGGGCCACCGTGAACCGCGCCAAGGATCTGGGCGTGGTGGATTGTTTCGCGGGCCACCTGGAGAAGAAGCCCATCCTCGACCGGCTCTGCGCCAAGTACGGCCTGGCCTACGATCAGGTGGCCCACCTGGGCGACGACCTCCCGGACCTGCCCCTGCTGCGGCGCGTGGGCTTGGCCTGCTGCCCGTCGGATGCCGTGGCCGAGGTGAAGGCCGCCTGCCACTGGGTGGCTCCCGTGCCCGGCGGCCACGGCCTGCTGAGGGTTGTGGCCGAGCGGATCCTCAAGGCCCAGGGCCACTGGACCGACATCGTCACCAAGTACGAGGCCTGA
- a CDS encoding OmpA family protein, translating into MSRAHAFAAATVMAFATLLAAPPVLAQADKAGCKDHPLFPTRMPGYVLQDCKTEEFGRYEFWTPNAREKVPVEGKFMFLTYAVTDRKLEPSAVAVVRNYENAILKAGGKVLHQRPDWWVNGKITKDGKEAWVQAERGNGKIWLRIVEKQAMAQYIVADAAAMGSDLAATGHVAIYGIYFDTGKAEVKPESKPALAEIARLLGQSPALKLKVVGHTDMTGGLEANMKLSQARAEAVVQALVGQHGLAASRLKGYGVGPLAPVASNDTEEGKGKNRRVELVKD; encoded by the coding sequence GTGAGCCGAGCCCATGCCTTCGCCGCTGCCACCGTCATGGCCTTCGCCACCCTCCTCGCCGCGCCGCCGGTCCTGGCCCAGGCCGACAAGGCCGGATGCAAGGACCATCCCCTCTTCCCCACCCGCATGCCGGGCTATGTCCTCCAGGACTGCAAGACGGAAGAATTCGGCCGCTACGAGTTCTGGACTCCCAACGCCCGGGAGAAGGTGCCCGTGGAAGGGAAGTTCATGTTCCTGACCTACGCCGTCACGGACCGGAAGCTCGAACCCTCTGCCGTGGCCGTGGTGAGGAACTACGAGAACGCCATCCTGAAAGCCGGCGGCAAGGTGCTCCACCAGCGGCCGGACTGGTGGGTGAACGGCAAGATCACCAAGGACGGCAAGGAAGCCTGGGTTCAGGCTGAGCGCGGGAACGGCAAGATCTGGCTGCGCATCGTCGAGAAGCAGGCCATGGCCCAGTACATCGTGGCCGATGCGGCGGCCATGGGCAGCGACCTCGCCGCCACCGGTCATGTGGCGATCTACGGCATCTACTTCGATACCGGCAAGGCCGAGGTGAAGCCCGAGTCCAAGCCGGCCCTGGCGGAGATCGCCAGACTGCTCGGCCAATCTCCGGCCCTGAAGCTGAAGGTGGTCGGCCACACCGACATGACCGGCGGCCTGGAGGCCAACATGAAACTCTCCCAGGCCCGCGCCGAGGCCGTGGTGCAGGCCCTTGTCGGCCAGCACGGCCTCGCCGCCTCCCGCCTGAAGGGTTACGGCGTGGGTCCTCTGGCCCCGGTGGCCAGCAACGACACCGAGGAGGGCAAGGGCAAGAACCGGCGGGTGGAGCTGGTCAAGGACTAG
- a CDS encoding metalloregulator ArsR/SmtB family transcription factor, translating into MNHQLSNPMIEEVSGLFSALGDASRLKILRALLDAKGALSQGAVAEASGLSQANASKHLACLVRVGLVSRDPEGNAVYFAPVMPLVGELCDLVCGHVTDRARVTYKALK; encoded by the coding sequence GTGAACCACCAGCTCAGCAACCCCATGATCGAAGAAGTGAGCGGACTCTTCAGCGCCCTGGGCGATGCCTCCCGGCTGAAGATCCTGCGGGCTTTGCTCGATGCCAAGGGCGCCCTGAGCCAGGGGGCCGTCGCGGAGGCCTCGGGGCTCTCCCAGGCCAATGCCTCCAAGCACCTGGCCTGCCTGGTGCGCGTGGGGCTGGTGAGCCGCGATCCCGAGGGCAACGCGGTCTATTTCGCCCCGGTGATGCCCCTGGTGGGCGAGCTGTGCGATCTCGTGTGCGGCCATGTGACCGATCGGGCCCGCGTGACCTACAAGGCCTTAAAATGA
- a CDS encoding HAD-IG family 5'-nucleotidase → MVKPEPPDQPRGRGIFCNRTLNLRSVRAIGYDMDYTLVDYRVAAFEQMVYAQARERLASEGWPVEGLDFDPRMVARGLVIDTERGNLVKANRFGFVKRAMHGTRMLEHAEQRDAYAQTLVDLNDPRWVFLNTLFSLSEGCLFAQAVDLLDRGALPRPFEYASLYRHVRARVDAQHLEGHLKAEIAAAPERYVVQDPEAALALLDQKAAGKKLLLITNSEWSFTSKMMAHAYDRHLPEGMTWRQLFDLVIVAARKPAFFTERGPFFEVVDEAGLLRPLMGPLRPGGLYLGGCASQVERDLGISGDEILYVGDHMFGDVHVSKRLLSWRTALVLRELDAEMAALESFRETELRLMAMMREKEGLEDRLSQTRLALQRLHAGYGPAPTADAATLEARVHDLRGQLVALDAEIAPLARAGTELVNARWGLLTRAGNDKSHLTRQIERYADIYTSRVSNFLHATPFAYFRSPRGSLPHDPAGPGMEAQP, encoded by the coding sequence ATGGTGAAGCCCGAGCCCCCCGACCAACCCCGCGGCCGCGGCATCTTCTGCAACCGGACCCTGAACCTCCGGTCGGTTCGGGCCATCGGCTACGACATGGACTACACCCTGGTGGACTACCGGGTGGCGGCCTTCGAGCAGATGGTCTACGCCCAAGCCCGGGAACGGCTCGCCTCCGAAGGCTGGCCTGTGGAAGGTCTGGATTTCGACCCCAGGATGGTGGCCCGCGGCCTGGTGATCGACACTGAACGAGGCAACCTGGTGAAGGCCAACCGCTTCGGCTTCGTGAAGCGGGCCATGCACGGCACGCGGATGCTCGAACACGCCGAGCAGCGGGATGCCTACGCCCAGACCCTGGTGGACCTGAACGATCCCCGCTGGGTCTTCCTCAACACGCTGTTCTCGCTATCCGAAGGCTGCCTCTTCGCCCAGGCGGTGGACCTGCTGGACCGGGGCGCCCTGCCCCGCCCCTTCGAATACGCCAGCCTCTACCGCCATGTGCGGGCGCGGGTGGATGCCCAGCACCTCGAAGGCCACTTGAAGGCCGAGATCGCCGCGGCGCCTGAGCGCTATGTGGTGCAGGACCCCGAGGCCGCCCTGGCCCTGCTGGACCAAAAGGCCGCGGGCAAGAAGCTGCTGCTCATCACCAACTCGGAGTGGAGCTTCACCTCGAAGATGATGGCCCACGCCTACGACCGGCACCTGCCGGAAGGCATGACCTGGCGCCAGCTCTTCGACCTGGTGATCGTGGCCGCCCGGAAGCCCGCCTTCTTCACCGAGCGCGGTCCCTTCTTCGAAGTGGTGGACGAGGCAGGCCTGCTGCGGCCGCTGATGGGGCCCCTGCGGCCGGGCGGCCTCTACCTGGGCGGCTGCGCCTCCCAGGTGGAGCGGGATCTCGGCATCTCCGGCGACGAGATCCTCTATGTGGGCGACCACATGTTCGGCGATGTCCATGTGAGCAAGCGGCTCCTCAGCTGGCGCACGGCCCTGGTGCTGCGGGAGCTGGATGCGGAGATGGCCGCTCTGGAATCGTTCCGAGAGACGGAACTTCGCCTCATGGCCATGATGCGGGAGAAGGAAGGGCTGGAGGACCGCCTGTCCCAGACGCGCCTCGCCCTCCAGCGCCTCCACGCGGGATACGGTCCCGCCCCCACGGCCGATGCGGCCACCCTGGAGGCGCGCGTCCACGACCTCCGCGGCCAGCTGGTGGCCCTCGACGCCGAGATCGCCCCTCTGGCCAGGGCCGGCACCGAACTGGTCAATGCGAGGTGGGGCCTGCTCACCCGCGCCGGCAACGACAAGAGCCACCTCACCCGTCAGATCGAGCGTTACGCCGACATCTACACCAGCCGCGTGTCGAACTTCCTCCACGCCACGCCCTTCGCCTACTTCCGCTCCCCCCGGGGCAGCCTGCCGCACGATCCGGCCGGTCCCGGGATGGAGGCCCAGCCATGA
- a CDS encoding M3 family metallopeptidase, giving the protein MRTASALAALMTLPALAADPAVAGNPFFADWKTPFGVPPFASITEAHFLPAFQEGMARQKAEVKAIAEAKDAPTFENTIVALERSGQFMDRVGSVFFNLTGAETNPKLQAVNRELMPLMAAHRDDIQLNAKLFGRVKAVWEGRANLKLAPDQARLLERTYKGFVRAGAALTADQQIRMRAINAEQSKLGVEFGDRLLKATKAFQMLVEKPADLAGLPEGTRLAAAAAAKKAGKDGQWLFTLDGPSIWPFLEYSQNRELRKRLLTGYLERCNQGGDTDTNAIVAKVAALRVEKAQLLGYKTWADFVLEENMAKHPKGVYGLLDQIWKPALEVAKKERAELQAMMAKDLPGQKLEPWDWRYYAEKVKQAKYDFDEESVKPYFAIDAVRQGAFTLAGKLYGISFTERKEVPVYQKDVRCFEVKEQDGRHLGLIFVDYHPRPGKRGGAWMSSYRQAWVQDGKQVDPVVVNVCNFTAPAGDRPALLTSDEVRTLFHEFGHGLHGLFYKGRYRGTAGTPRDFVELPSQVMENWSMEPEMLKLYAKHYKTGEVIPEALMAKMKKAATFGQGFATVEYMAASLLDMDWHTLTTTKPQDTAAFEKASLTKWGLIAEIPPRYRSPYFNHIMGGYAAGYYSYIWSAVLDSDAFQAFKEKGNLFDPATAAKFRAEVLSKGGTEDPALLYQRFRGRDPQVGPLLEKRGLK; this is encoded by the coding sequence ATGCGCACCGCTTCCGCTTTGGCCGCTCTCATGACCCTTCCCGCGCTGGCGGCCGATCCTGCCGTGGCGGGCAATCCGTTCTTCGCGGACTGGAAGACGCCCTTCGGCGTGCCGCCCTTCGCATCGATCACAGAGGCGCACTTCCTCCCGGCCTTCCAGGAGGGCATGGCCCGGCAGAAGGCCGAAGTGAAGGCCATCGCGGAGGCGAAGGACGCCCCGACTTTCGAGAACACCATCGTGGCGCTGGAGCGGTCGGGCCAGTTCATGGATCGCGTGGGTTCCGTGTTCTTCAACCTCACGGGCGCCGAGACGAACCCGAAGCTCCAGGCGGTGAACCGCGAGCTGATGCCGCTGATGGCCGCCCACCGCGACGACATCCAGCTCAACGCCAAGCTCTTCGGGCGGGTGAAGGCCGTGTGGGAGGGTCGCGCAAACCTGAAGCTCGCGCCGGACCAGGCCCGGCTGCTGGAGCGCACCTACAAGGGCTTCGTCCGGGCGGGTGCCGCGCTGACCGCCGACCAGCAGATCCGCATGCGCGCCATCAACGCCGAGCAGTCCAAGCTCGGCGTGGAGTTCGGCGACCGCCTGCTGAAGGCCACCAAGGCCTTCCAGATGCTGGTGGAGAAGCCCGCCGACCTCGCGGGCCTGCCCGAGGGCACGCGCCTGGCGGCGGCCGCCGCGGCGAAGAAGGCCGGCAAGGACGGCCAGTGGCTGTTCACCCTGGATGGTCCGAGCATCTGGCCCTTCCTCGAGTACTCGCAGAACCGCGAGCTGCGTAAGCGCCTCCTCACAGGCTATCTGGAGCGCTGCAACCAGGGCGGGGACACCGACACCAACGCCATCGTGGCGAAGGTGGCGGCCCTGCGCGTGGAGAAGGCCCAGCTGCTGGGCTACAAGACCTGGGCCGACTTCGTGCTCGAAGAGAACATGGCCAAGCATCCCAAGGGGGTCTACGGCCTGCTGGACCAGATCTGGAAGCCCGCGCTGGAGGTCGCCAAGAAGGAGCGCGCTGAGCTGCAGGCCATGATGGCGAAGGATCTGCCCGGCCAGAAGCTTGAGCCCTGGGACTGGCGCTACTACGCGGAGAAGGTGAAGCAGGCCAAGTACGACTTCGACGAGGAATCGGTGAAGCCCTACTTCGCCATCGACGCGGTGCGCCAAGGCGCCTTCACCCTCGCCGGGAAGCTCTACGGCATCTCGTTCACCGAGAGGAAGGAGGTGCCCGTCTATCAGAAGGATGTGCGCTGCTTCGAGGTGAAGGAGCAGGACGGCCGGCACCTCGGCCTGATCTTCGTGGACTACCATCCCCGGCCGGGCAAGCGCGGCGGCGCCTGGATGAGCAGCTACCGGCAGGCCTGGGTGCAGGACGGGAAGCAGGTGGATCCGGTGGTGGTGAATGTGTGCAACTTCACCGCGCCGGCGGGGGATCGTCCCGCGCTGCTGACCTCGGACGAGGTGCGCACCCTCTTCCACGAGTTCGGCCATGGCCTGCATGGGCTCTTCTACAAGGGCCGTTACCGCGGCACGGCCGGCACACCCCGTGACTTCGTGGAGCTGCCCAGCCAGGTCATGGAGAACTGGTCCATGGAACCCGAGATGCTGAAGCTCTATGCGAAGCACTACAAGACGGGTGAGGTCATCCCCGAGGCGCTGATGGCGAAGATGAAGAAGGCCGCCACCTTCGGGCAGGGCTTCGCCACGGTGGAATACATGGCCGCTTCGCTGCTGGACATGGACTGGCACACCCTCACCACCACCAAGCCCCAGGACACCGCCGCCTTCGAGAAGGCCTCGCTCACCAAGTGGGGGCTCATCGCCGAGATCCCGCCCCGCTACCGCAGCCCCTACTTCAACCACATCATGGGGGGCTACGCCGCAGGCTACTACAGCTACATCTGGAGCGCCGTGCTGGACAGCGACGCCTTCCAGGCCTTCAAGGAGAAGGGCAACCTCTTCGATCCCGCCACCGCGGCGAAGTTCCGTGCCGAAGTGCTCTCGAAGGGCGGCACCGAGGATCCTGCGCTGCTCTACCAGCGCTTCCGCGGCCGGGATCCCCAGGTGGGACCCCTGCTCGAGAAGCGCGGGCTGAAGTAG